One region of Termitidicoccus mucosus genomic DNA includes:
- a CDS encoding helix-turn-helix transcriptional regulator — protein sequence MPSLEKLLALLPSPAHPLAGRRATTLVLPDNIACFCRRSASGLNRPQRGRALHHRFVLMLALRTGVTVRVDDTDVSLGEGKGLLVFPFQFHDYMDARREALQWLFITFDMVNDGSLEALRYQPFDITPDMVRIMADLVAVYLKTGATADDLTTLLLALLLAHIKRPRAGARKRGQSPAASTLAGGRAAGGPGLMTKVNELAEERALPPSVKEMAAALGISASHLRTRFRESCGVTIGRHVRWLRLEKARGLLRLSTRRVSEIAEMCGFSSVYTFSRAFHAAYSVAPLEYRKGAHIQPRKSTRRR from the coding sequence ATGCCCTCGCTGGAAAAACTGCTGGCCCTGCTGCCCTCCCCGGCGCATCCGCTGGCCGGCAGGCGCGCGACGACGCTCGTCCTGCCGGACAACATCGCCTGCTTTTGCCGGCGCTCCGCGTCCGGCCTGAACCGCCCGCAGCGCGGCCGCGCGCTGCACCACCGGTTCGTGCTCATGCTCGCGCTCCGCACGGGCGTGACCGTCCGTGTGGACGACACCGACGTCTCGTTGGGCGAGGGCAAGGGCCTGCTCGTGTTTCCGTTCCAATTCCACGACTACATGGACGCCCGGCGCGAGGCGTTGCAGTGGCTGTTCATCACGTTCGACATGGTCAACGACGGCTCGCTCGAGGCGCTGCGCTACCAGCCGTTCGACATCACGCCGGACATGGTGCGGATCATGGCGGACCTGGTGGCGGTGTATTTGAAAACCGGCGCGACCGCCGACGACTTGACGACGTTGCTGCTGGCGCTGTTGCTCGCTCATATCAAGCGCCCGCGCGCGGGCGCGCGCAAACGGGGGCAAAGCCCGGCGGCAAGCACCTTGGCGGGCGGCCGCGCCGCCGGAGGCCCGGGCCTGATGACGAAGGTCAACGAGCTTGCCGAAGAACGCGCCCTGCCGCCGAGCGTGAAGGAAATGGCGGCCGCGCTGGGCATCAGCGCGAGCCATTTGCGGACCCGGTTTCGGGAATCGTGCGGCGTGACGATCGGCAGGCACGTGCGGTGGCTCCGGCTGGAAAAGGCGCGCGGCCTTCTCCGATTAAGCACGCGCCGGGTGAGCGAGATCGCGGAGATGTGCGGGTTTTCATCCGTCTATACGTTCAGCCGCGCGTTTCACGCGGCCTACAGCGTGGCGCCGCTCGAATATCGCAAGGGCGCCCACATCCAGCCGCGGAAATCGACCAGACGCCGGTGA
- the galB gene encoding beta-galactosidase GalB, which yields MSQTPSSESAEPGLPRHIKKSTALLCLLSAPALGAADAAALTISNADSTQSVRERIAFNDGWLFRQGDPAHIGGALDYERVRDWVLPTGDHLLADATRRAPAGTPTPDANYTNGTTWAQPDFDDTKWRALDLPHDWGVEGDFRQDLPGETGKLPWFGTAWYRKHFDSPASDAGRRVYLDIDGAMSNALVWLNGRLIGGWPYGYTSWRVDLTPHLRPGEINTLAIRLDNARESSRWYPGGGLYRNVWLVKTNPVHVAQWGVFVTTPVVTREAATVDIAVTLDNTTATGANVELALRVFEADAQGRPAGAPVALGEPARVKVDAARQANYSHTVTLAAPRLWSLAARHRYVAETLVIASGALVDRVTTPFGIRKTDTTADRGFLLNGERVPIRGVCLHHDLGALGAAINLRAMERQLEILREMGCNAIRTSHNPPAPELLELCDLMGFLVMDEAFDCWAMGKKRDDYSRFFDDWHEKDLRALVRRDRNHPCVIQWSIGNEIREQGRSDGWKLAARLAAIVREEDRTRPIACGFNGVRSGYSGFHAVMDIVGYNYKPHEYARFRAAHPHIPLLGAETASTISSRGEYFFPVGENKNDGRADNQVSSYDLYAPRWATTPDDEWRAQDENPAVLGEFVWTGFDYLGEPTPYNDDATNLLNFSDPVERARAEKELAELGRVRTLARSSYFGIIDLAGFPKDRFYHYQARWRPDLPMAHILPHWNWPERIGEITPVHVYTSADEAELFLNGKSLGRKKRSPLEYRFRWDEIVYEPGELKVLTWKNGRPWAEAARTTTGPAAKLTLGADRAALRADGQDLSFITVTIADRDGRPVPRARNLIRFHVTGPAEIIATDNGDATDHTAFRSTARRAYNALALVIIRSRPGSPGAITLTAESDGLAGARVDLRSE from the coding sequence ATGAGCCAGACTCCGTCTTCCGAGAGCGCCGAACCCGGCCTGCCTCGCCACATCAAAAAATCCACGGCGCTCCTCTGCCTGCTGTCCGCGCCCGCGCTGGGCGCGGCTGATGCCGCCGCCCTCACGATTTCGAATGCCGATTCCACCCAGTCCGTGCGCGAGCGCATCGCGTTCAACGACGGGTGGCTTTTCCGGCAGGGCGACCCGGCGCACATCGGCGGCGCGCTGGACTACGAACGCGTGCGCGACTGGGTGCTGCCGACCGGCGACCACCTGCTGGCCGACGCGACGCGACGCGCACCCGCGGGGACACCGACTCCCGACGCCAATTATACGAATGGCACAACCTGGGCGCAGCCGGACTTCGACGACACGAAATGGCGAGCGCTGGACCTTCCGCACGACTGGGGCGTGGAGGGTGATTTCCGGCAAGATTTGCCCGGCGAGACCGGAAAGCTCCCGTGGTTCGGCACCGCGTGGTATCGCAAGCACTTTGACTCGCCCGCCAGCGATGCCGGACGCCGCGTCTATCTCGATATCGACGGGGCGATGTCCAACGCCCTCGTCTGGCTCAACGGCCGGCTCATCGGCGGCTGGCCATACGGCTACACCTCATGGCGCGTCGATCTCACGCCTCACCTGCGACCCGGCGAGATAAACACCCTTGCCATCCGTCTCGACAACGCCCGCGAATCCTCGCGCTGGTATCCCGGCGGCGGTCTCTACCGCAACGTCTGGCTGGTGAAAACCAATCCCGTGCACGTCGCGCAATGGGGCGTCTTTGTCACCACGCCGGTCGTCACGCGCGAGGCCGCCACCGTCGATATCGCCGTCACGCTGGACAACACGACCGCAACGGGCGCGAACGTCGAGCTGGCCCTGCGCGTCTTCGAGGCGGACGCGCAAGGCCGTCCCGCCGGCGCGCCCGTTGCCCTCGGCGAACCCGCCCGGGTGAAGGTGGACGCCGCGCGCCAGGCGAACTATTCGCACACCGTCACCCTCGCCGCCCCGCGCCTCTGGAGCCTCGCTGCTCGCCACCGCTATGTCGCCGAGACGCTGGTCATCGCGAGCGGCGCGCTCGTCGATCGCGTGACGACGCCGTTCGGTATCCGAAAAACAGATACGACTGCAGACCGCGGATTTCTGTTGAACGGCGAACGCGTGCCCATTCGGGGCGTATGCCTGCACCACGATCTCGGCGCGCTCGGCGCAGCGATCAATCTCCGCGCGATGGAGCGCCAGCTCGAAATCCTGCGCGAGATGGGCTGCAACGCCATCCGCACCAGCCACAATCCGCCCGCGCCCGAATTGCTCGAACTCTGCGATCTCATGGGTTTCCTGGTCATGGACGAGGCGTTTGACTGCTGGGCGATGGGCAAGAAACGCGACGACTACAGCCGCTTTTTCGATGACTGGCACGAGAAGGACCTTCGCGCCCTCGTCCGCCGCGACCGCAACCACCCGTGCGTCATTCAGTGGAGCATCGGCAACGAAATTCGCGAGCAGGGTCGCTCCGACGGCTGGAAACTCGCCGCCCGCCTCGCCGCCATCGTGCGCGAGGAGGACCGCACGCGTCCCATTGCCTGCGGGTTCAACGGCGTGCGCTCGGGCTACAGCGGGTTCCACGCTGTGATGGACATCGTCGGCTATAACTACAAGCCGCACGAATATGCGCGCTTCCGGGCCGCGCACCCGCACATCCCGCTGCTCGGCGCCGAGACGGCATCGACCATCAGCTCGCGCGGCGAGTATTTTTTCCCGGTCGGCGAAAACAAAAACGACGGCCGCGCCGACAACCAGGTCAGTTCCTACGATCTTTACGCCCCCCGATGGGCCACGACACCCGATGACGAATGGCGCGCCCAAGATGAAAATCCTGCCGTGCTCGGCGAGTTCGTCTGGACGGGTTTCGACTACCTCGGAGAGCCCACGCCCTACAACGACGACGCGACCAATCTCCTGAACTTTTCCGATCCCGTCGAGCGCGCCCGCGCCGAAAAGGAACTGGCCGAACTCGGACGCGTCCGCACTCTCGCGCGCAGCTCCTATTTCGGCATCATCGATCTCGCCGGTTTTCCGAAAGACCGTTTCTACCATTACCAGGCCCGCTGGCGGCCCGATCTGCCGATGGCGCACATCCTGCCGCATTGGAACTGGCCTGAACGCATCGGCGAAATCACCCCCGTGCACGTTTACACCAGCGCCGACGAGGCGGAGCTTTTTCTCAACGGAAAATCCCTCGGACGCAAAAAACGCTCGCCGCTCGAATATCGTTTCCGATGGGACGAGATCGTTTACGAGCCCGGCGAATTGAAGGTTCTCACCTGGAAAAATGGACGCCCGTGGGCCGAGGCCGCGCGCACCACGACCGGTCCCGCCGCGAAACTCACGCTCGGCGCGGATCGCGCCGCCCTTCGCGCGGACGGACAGGATTTGTCTTTCATCACAGTGACGATCGCCGACAGGGACGGTCGTCCGGTCCCGCGCGCACGTAATCTCATCCGGTTTCATGTAACCGGCCCGGCCGAAATCATCGCGACGGACAACGGCGACGCCACCGATCACACCGCATTCCGCTCCACCGCGCGCCGCGCCTACAACGCCCTCGCTCTCGTCATCATCCGAAGCCGTCCCGGTTCCCCGGGAGCGATCACGCTCACTGCGGAAAGCGACGGTCTGGCCGGTGCCAGGGTCGATTTGCGCAGCGAGTAA
- a CDS encoding substrate-binding domain-containing protein encodes MRKNARQSPFHMHLLNLETGWEYSRNIILGARHYAFTTGRIKLSNSPLKRGTDLAAMVREQHIDGMIALVREKAVERKLLRLPVPCVNISNVMPSTRLPLVTQDDEAVGRLAAEHLLACGCTTFACWGQRNARFSQERIKGFRHTLHGRMPWAKCVVGEGPALLAEEGAPLIARMRAWLGKLPRQLGIFGVLDPFALHLIRAAQEIGRNVPEDIAIIGAGDDEFWVDFENVPLSSVKLPSRQIGFEAAALLHKWMDGRKVAALPGELHLPVTAVSARRSTDVLFVEDEAVARAVAFIREHASENVYVEDVVRASGISRSGLKVRFKQALGRSILSEIQRVRIARVQYFLRTTDMKLTAIAEACDFPSSPRLNVLFRQATGQTPGEYRAMFRHE; translated from the coding sequence ATGAGAAAGAATGCGCGCCAGAGCCCGTTCCACATGCACCTGCTCAATCTCGAGACCGGGTGGGAATATTCGCGCAACATCATCCTCGGCGCGCGGCATTACGCGTTTACCACGGGGCGCATCAAGCTCAGCAACAGTCCGCTCAAGCGCGGCACGGACCTCGCGGCCATGGTGCGCGAGCAGCATATCGACGGCATGATCGCGCTGGTGCGCGAAAAGGCGGTCGAGCGAAAGCTGCTCAGGCTGCCGGTGCCGTGCGTCAACATCTCCAACGTCATGCCGTCGACACGGCTGCCGCTGGTCACGCAGGACGACGAGGCGGTGGGGCGGCTGGCGGCGGAGCACCTGCTCGCATGCGGCTGCACCACATTCGCATGCTGGGGGCAGCGCAACGCGCGTTTCTCACAGGAACGCATCAAGGGCTTCCGCCACACGCTGCACGGGCGGATGCCGTGGGCGAAGTGCGTCGTGGGCGAGGGCCCGGCCCTCCTGGCGGAGGAAGGCGCGCCGCTCATCGCACGCATGCGCGCCTGGCTGGGAAAACTGCCCCGCCAGCTTGGGATTTTCGGCGTGCTCGATCCGTTTGCCCTGCACCTCATCCGCGCCGCCCAGGAGATCGGGCGCAATGTGCCGGAAGACATCGCGATCATCGGCGCGGGCGACGACGAATTCTGGGTGGATTTCGAAAACGTGCCGCTTTCGAGCGTGAAGCTGCCGTCGCGCCAGATCGGATTTGAGGCGGCGGCGCTGTTGCACAAATGGATGGACGGGCGGAAAGTGGCGGCCCTGCCAGGCGAGTTGCACCTGCCGGTGACAGCGGTGTCCGCGCGCCGCTCGACGGACGTGCTGTTCGTCGAGGACGAGGCGGTGGCGCGCGCGGTGGCATTCATCCGCGAGCACGCATCGGAGAATGTTTACGTGGAGGATGTGGTGCGCGCGTCGGGCATTTCGCGCAGCGGCCTGAAAGTGCGCTTCAAGCAGGCACTCGGCCGCTCGATCCTCAGCGAAATCCAGCGCGTGCGCATCGCGCGCGTGCAGTATTTTTTGCGGACCACGGACATGAAGCTGACCGCGATTGCCGAGGCCTGCGATTTCCCGAGTTCGCCGCGCCTGAACGTGCTTTTCCGGCAGGCCACCGGCCAGACGCCGGGCGAATATCGCGCCATGTTCCGGCACGAGTGA